One genomic window of Prochlorococcus sp. MIT 0801 includes the following:
- a CDS encoding RodZ family helix-turn-helix domain-containing protein, whose product MEKSEERKSDRTHVANKQPPLQTVGEFLREARQGRNLSVEDLSSSLRIGKEQLIALESGDEKSLPEKVFIRAMVRRIAEKLNLDTSFILEELYEKKNNEPKSNPVIKKKNTRENRNFNPVSLVILSGALGLFTSVMVLNYIQGVQNDSINPQQSDIFLLDKKIFS is encoded by the coding sequence TTGGAAAAAAGTGAAGAAAGGAAAAGCGATAGAACTCATGTCGCAAATAAACAACCTCCATTACAAACTGTTGGTGAGTTTCTCAGAGAAGCCAGACAAGGCAGAAATCTTTCAGTAGAGGATCTATCTTCTTCTCTTAGAATTGGTAAAGAACAACTGATTGCACTTGAATCAGGAGATGAAAAATCACTTCCTGAAAAAGTTTTCATTAGAGCAATGGTTCGAAGAATAGCCGAGAAGTTGAACTTAGATACAAGTTTTATTCTTGAAGAACTTTATGAAAAGAAAAATAATGAGCCTAAATCTAATCCTGTAATTAAGAAAAAAAATACCAGGGAAAATAGAAATTTCAATCCAGTTAGTTTAGTAATTTTATCAGGTGCTTTAGGATTATTTACTTCAGTTATGGTATTAAATTATATTCAAGGAGTTCAAAATGATTCGATTAATCCACAGCAAAGTGATATCTTTTTATTAGACAAAAAGATATTTTCTTAA
- a CDS encoding tetratricopeptide repeat protein, with the protein MTERKADQKKEVSKLNIIPVQITLGETAEIFTINSNKSNKPSPAQIINQALNFHSQGNISEAAKYYQYCINQGFNDHRVFSNYGAILKSRGNSSEAEFFTRKAIEHNPNNAMYYFNLGNILQELSKLKEAEFMHKKAIKLNPNFTKAYYNLGNILKSLGKLKEAELSIRKFIELKPDLAEAHASLGKILKDLGKLKEAELSTRKAIQLNPDFVDAYSLLGRILKDLN; encoded by the coding sequence GTGACTGAGAGAAAAGCAGATCAGAAAAAAGAAGTATCTAAATTGAACATCATCCCAGTTCAAATTACTTTAGGTGAAACCGCAGAAATTTTTACTATCAATAGCAATAAATCTAATAAGCCTTCTCCCGCTCAAATAATTAATCAAGCACTAAACTTTCATTCACAAGGCAACATTTCAGAAGCAGCAAAGTATTATCAATATTGTATAAATCAAGGATTTAATGATCACAGAGTTTTTTCTAATTATGGAGCAATTTTAAAAAGTCGTGGGAACTCAAGTGAAGCAGAATTTTTTACACGTAAGGCAATTGAACATAATCCCAATAATGCTATGTATTATTTCAATCTTGGAAATATTTTACAAGAACTATCAAAGTTAAAAGAAGCAGAGTTTATGCATAAAAAAGCAATAAAACTTAATCCAAATTTCACAAAGGCTTATTACAATCTTGGAAATATATTAAAAAGTCTAGGTAAATTAAAAGAAGCTGAATTATCAATAAGAAAATTTATTGAACTTAAACCTGATTTAGCCGAAGCCCATGCCAGCTTAGGTAAGATATTAAAAGATCTTGGTAAATTAAAAGAGGCCGAATTATCTACTCGTAAAGCGATACAACTTAATCCTGACTTTGTCGATGCATATTCCTTACTTGGAAGAATTTTAAAAGACCTTAATTAG
- a CDS encoding Ppx/GppA phosphatase family protein encodes MLGDSINNSSERNFIELDLGENQDAELCRVATIDIGTNSTHLLIAKLERKLNTFSIELAEKSTTRLGERDPQTGELTSLAMNRAFSTLTRFKDLSESYKVESLIIAATSAVREAPNGKKFISEIKKKIGLDVELISGAEEARLIYLGVLSGMQFENKPHLVLDIGGGSTELILADSAEARALTSTKIGAVRLQREFIKKDPISSQTELFLRSFIRGSMESAIDKVSKRIEVGETPVLVATSGTAMAIGALLANKENHIQSKLQGYKIQKNNLDVIISQLIKMTPSERSQLSSLSERRSEIIVPGALILQTIMTMVNVNEIILSERALREGLVVDWMCRNNYLKDQLSFQGSIRERTVIHQSKRFGVNSKRSKKVSEFALTFYDQTRGTLHNDNGEGRDLLWAAAKLYACGKHINISAYHKHSWYLIRHGELLGYSQSEHLMVAAIARYHRKSLPKKRHESWQLLVDESQRSLVSDMSLLLRLACSLDRRPEPLISKIVVEAHNRKVNIELIPNDLGQNLDLEKWSLTKAILLIKKIKHVDINIL; translated from the coding sequence ATGTTAGGTGACTCAATAAATAATTCCTCTGAAAGGAATTTTATTGAATTGGATCTTGGGGAAAATCAAGATGCTGAGTTATGCCGTGTGGCAACAATTGATATTGGCACCAACTCAACTCATTTGTTAATTGCAAAGCTTGAGCGAAAATTAAATACTTTTAGTATTGAACTGGCAGAAAAATCTACGACAAGACTAGGAGAAAGAGATCCTCAGACGGGAGAACTTACTTCCCTTGCTATGAATAGGGCTTTTTCAACATTAACGAGGTTTAAGGATTTATCTGAAAGTTATAAAGTTGAAAGCCTTATTATTGCCGCTACAAGTGCGGTTAGAGAAGCACCAAATGGAAAAAAATTTATTTCTGAAATAAAAAAGAAGATAGGCTTAGATGTTGAATTGATAAGCGGAGCGGAAGAGGCAAGATTGATTTATCTAGGTGTACTTTCAGGGATGCAATTTGAAAATAAACCTCATCTTGTTCTTGATATTGGAGGAGGTTCTACAGAATTAATCCTTGCTGATAGTGCTGAGGCACGAGCATTAACAAGTACAAAGATTGGAGCAGTAAGATTACAAAGAGAATTTATTAAAAAAGATCCAATATCCTCTCAGACTGAATTATTTTTAAGGTCATTCATCAGAGGCTCTATGGAGTCTGCAATTGACAAAGTATCTAAGAGGATTGAAGTAGGTGAAACTCCAGTTTTGGTTGCAACTAGTGGAACTGCTATGGCTATCGGTGCATTACTAGCTAACAAAGAAAATCATATTCAATCAAAATTACAAGGATATAAAATTCAAAAAAATAATTTAGATGTAATTATTAGTCAGTTAATAAAAATGACACCTTCTGAACGAAGTCAATTATCCTCATTAAGTGAAAGAAGATCTGAAATTATTGTCCCTGGAGCTTTGATTCTACAAACTATAATGACAATGGTTAATGTTAATGAAATTATTTTAAGTGAGAGAGCTCTTCGAGAAGGACTAGTTGTTGATTGGATGTGTCGAAATAATTATTTAAAAGATCAGTTGAGCTTTCAAGGATCAATAAGAGAAAGAACAGTTATTCATCAATCGAAAAGATTTGGTGTTAACTCAAAACGATCAAAAAAGGTATCAGAATTTGCCCTTACTTTCTATGATCAGACAAGGGGGACTTTACATAATGATAATGGTGAAGGTAGAGATCTTTTGTGGGCAGCAGCCAAACTTTATGCTTGTGGAAAACATATCAATATAAGTGCCTATCACAAGCATTCCTGGTATTTAATTAGACATGGAGAGCTATTAGGGTATTCCCAAAGTGAGCATTTAATGGTCGCTGCTATAGCAAGGTATCACAGGAAAAGTCTTCCAAAAAAAAGACATGAATCTTGGCAATTATTGGTTGATGAAAGTCAAAGAAGCTTGGTTTCTGACATGTCTTTACTTCTTCGCTTAGCATGCTCTTTAGATAGAAGGCCAGAACCTTTGATATCAAAGATAGTTGTTGAAGCTCATAATAGAAAAGTTAACATAGAACTGATTCCTAATGACTTAGGCCAAAACTTAGATCTTGAGAAATGGAGCTTAACTAAGGCGATTTTACTAATTAAGAAAATTAAGCATGTTGATATTAATATCCTTTAA
- the cobM gene encoding precorrin-4 C(11)-methyltransferase, translating into MNQISIVGAGPGALDLMTIRAQQRLKSADVLVWTDSLIPTQITKLVKDNCEKIKTSSLTLEEILLILIKRHKEGKKIVRLHDGDPCLYGAVSEQICRLNDEGIEVEVVPGVSAYQATAATLGFELTIPDLTQTIILSRADGRTGKPEKESLQKLASIQSSLCLYLSARHVEEVQSILIKYYPANTPVAIAYRVTWPDEWIKVIPLAEMAKTSREQNLIRTTLYIISPTLKIGNNRSKLYSPTHSHLFRSS; encoded by the coding sequence ATGAATCAGATTTCAATTGTAGGAGCAGGTCCAGGCGCTTTAGACCTAATGACAATAAGAGCTCAACAAAGACTAAAATCAGCCGATGTTCTTGTTTGGACAGACTCTCTCATTCCTACTCAAATAACAAAACTTGTTAAAGATAATTGTGAAAAGATAAAGACAAGTTCATTAACTCTAGAAGAGATCCTTTTAATCTTAATTAAAAGGCACAAGGAAGGTAAAAAAATTGTTCGTCTCCATGATGGTGATCCTTGCTTATATGGAGCCGTATCAGAACAAATTTGTAGATTAAATGATGAAGGGATTGAGGTAGAAGTAGTTCCGGGAGTAAGTGCTTATCAAGCAACAGCAGCAACTTTAGGATTCGAACTAACTATTCCAGATTTAACCCAAACAATAATACTAAGCAGAGCTGATGGGAGGACCGGCAAACCAGAGAAGGAGAGTCTTCAAAAGCTAGCATCTATTCAATCTTCTTTATGCCTTTACCTAAGTGCAAGACATGTGGAAGAAGTGCAATCAATACTTATCAAGTATTATCCTGCAAATACACCAGTAGCAATTGCATATAGAGTAACTTGGCCAGACGAATGGATAAAAGTTATACCTTTGGCTGAGATGGCGAAAACATCTCGAGAACAAAATTTAATCAGAACAACATTATATATAATTAGTCCAACATTAAAGATCGGGAATAATAGATCAAAACTTTATAGTCCCACTCATTCACATTTATTTAGGTCTAGTTAA
- the lgt gene encoding prolipoprotein diacylglyceryl transferase, translating to MEHIFLALRSPGPELFQLGPFSLRWYGLLIAVSVLLGLNLSGDLALKKGLKKSLINDLLPILVLASVIGARIYYVAFEWRNYTGKNFWSSINFLNLNIPIPSVLEIWGGGIAIHGALILGTLSIIFFCRWRKEPFWDVIDVLVPSVALGQAIGRWGNFFNNEAFGIPTNLPWKLFIPYRFRPEIFSTQDYFHPTFLYESIWNIFVFGILIFLFRKANKRELKLPPGSLSCLYLITYSLGRLWIEALRTDPLCLGGVPPFCEGGLRIAQLISLFLISAGSLGIWRIYISKKALPDPSLINGRNQ from the coding sequence ATGGAACATATTTTTTTAGCGCTTAGATCACCTGGGCCTGAGTTGTTTCAATTGGGGCCTTTTTCATTAAGGTGGTATGGATTGCTGATAGCTGTTTCCGTTTTATTAGGTCTAAATTTATCAGGTGATTTGGCCTTAAAAAAAGGATTAAAAAAAAGCCTTATTAATGATTTACTTCCTATTTTAGTTTTGGCATCTGTGATTGGTGCAAGAATTTATTATGTTGCATTTGAATGGAGAAATTACACTGGCAAAAACTTCTGGAGTTCTATTAATTTCCTGAACTTAAATATTCCTATTCCCAGTGTGCTAGAAATTTGGGGAGGAGGAATTGCAATTCATGGGGCACTGATACTGGGTACATTATCCATTATATTTTTTTGCCGGTGGAGAAAAGAACCTTTCTGGGATGTTATTGATGTTTTAGTCCCCTCAGTTGCATTAGGCCAAGCAATAGGTAGATGGGGAAATTTTTTTAATAATGAAGCTTTTGGTATACCTACAAATTTACCTTGGAAATTATTTATACCTTATAGATTTAGACCTGAAATATTCTCAACACAAGATTATTTTCATCCTACCTTTCTTTACGAATCAATATGGAATATTTTTGTTTTTGGCATACTGATATTTCTTTTTAGAAAGGCAAATAAAAGAGAACTTAAGCTACCGCCCGGTAGTTTAAGTTGCTTGTATTTAATCACTTACAGCTTAGGCAGATTGTGGATAGAAGCCTTAAGAACTGATCCTCTCTGCTTAGGTGGGGTTCCACCTTTTTGTGAAGGAGGACTACGAATCGCTCAATTAATTAGCTTATTTTTAATTAGTGCAGGTTCATTAGGAATATGGAGAATTTATATTTCTAAAAAAGCACTCCCAGATCCTTCCTTAATTAATGGGAGAAATCAATGA
- the ispD gene encoding 2-C-methyl-D-erythritol 4-phosphate cytidylyltransferase, which translates to MHLLIAAAGSGSRMGADRNKLLLKVAGKTVLEWTLKAAFEAKTISWIGIIGQPKDKDSICSILDNSVKSVQWINGGCTRQQSVQLGLAALPYSAKSVMIHDGARCLVRPFVFDEISKIVSKGQSVIAAAQVTDTIKKVDKDGEIIESPPRSDLWAAQTPQGFPVNKLKHAHSEAIAKGWNVTDDASLFERLGLPVKIYDAGPSNIKVTTPFDLVIAESLLSSLKD; encoded by the coding sequence TTGCATTTGTTAATTGCGGCTGCAGGGAGTGGAAGTCGAATGGGTGCTGATAGAAATAAACTCCTTTTGAAGGTTGCAGGTAAGACGGTTTTAGAGTGGACTTTGAAAGCAGCTTTCGAGGCTAAAACAATTTCTTGGATTGGAATTATTGGACAACCCAAAGATAAAGACTCCATTTGTTCAATCCTTGATAACTCAGTAAAGTCAGTTCAATGGATCAATGGAGGATGCACTAGACAGCAGTCAGTTCAACTGGGATTGGCGGCCCTTCCGTATAGTGCTAAGTCTGTGATGATTCATGATGGGGCAAGATGCTTGGTGAGACCATTCGTTTTTGATGAAATCTCAAAGATTGTTTCCAAGGGGCAATCTGTTATTGCTGCGGCACAGGTAACTGACACCATAAAGAAGGTTGATAAAGATGGTGAGATTATTGAGAGCCCTCCTCGCTCAGATTTATGGGCGGCACAAACACCTCAAGGTTTTCCAGTGAATAAACTGAAGCATGCTCACAGTGAAGCAATCGCCAAAGGATGGAATGTAACCGATGATGCATCCTTGTTTGAACGTTTGGGATTGCCAGTGAAAATATATGATGCAGGCCCTTCAAATATTAAAGTGACAACTCCATTTGATCTCGTAATTGCAGAGTCTCTATTATCTAGTTTAAAAGACTAA
- a CDS encoding 4-hydroxybenzoate polyprenyltransferase, translating to MNNLLTHKMGYYLQLLRWNKPSGRLILFIPAGWSLWLTPTAPPSLFLLGIIISGGLFVSGAGCIANDIWDRKFDKKVLRTKERPLANGKVSLKSAWILLILMLFLSLFIVLSIPQESRNLCLLLASLSLPFIFLYPSAKRWFKYPQLILSICWGFSVLIPWAASQSSLAGGLTLIFCWLATIFWTFGFDTVYAMADEREDKLIGLNSSAISLGRKSIKTVSFCYSLTCFFLGLAAFKADLGLIYWPFWLITTLGMQREVFLLSSKSKCIKTSGLHFSNQVRLGSLLLLGMIFSKIN from the coding sequence GTGAATAATCTTCTTACCCACAAAATGGGATATTATCTTCAACTTCTTAGATGGAACAAACCCAGTGGAAGATTGATACTTTTCATCCCCGCCGGGTGGTCTCTTTGGCTAACTCCTACAGCCCCTCCTTCTCTATTTTTGTTGGGAATAATAATTTCAGGTGGATTATTTGTAAGTGGTGCAGGATGTATTGCTAATGATATTTGGGACAGAAAGTTTGACAAGAAGGTATTGAGAACAAAAGAGAGACCATTAGCTAATGGCAAAGTTTCTCTAAAGTCTGCATGGATACTGCTAATTTTAATGTTGTTCTTAAGTCTATTTATAGTTCTTTCAATCCCACAAGAAAGTAGAAATTTATGCCTTCTACTTGCATCCTTATCATTACCTTTTATTTTCTTATATCCATCAGCGAAAAGATGGTTTAAATATCCCCAACTTATTCTTTCTATTTGCTGGGGGTTTTCAGTTCTAATACCTTGGGCAGCAAGTCAATCTTCTTTAGCAGGAGGACTAACATTGATATTTTGTTGGCTTGCAACTATTTTCTGGACTTTCGGCTTTGATACTGTTTATGCAATGGCAGATGAAAGAGAAGACAAACTAATTGGTCTAAATAGCAGTGCGATCAGTCTCGGAAGAAAGTCAATAAAAACAGTTTCTTTTTGCTATTCTTTAACTTGTTTTTTTCTAGGTCTTGCTGCCTTTAAAGCAGATTTGGGATTAATATATTGGCCTTTTTGGTTGATAACTACTTTAGGAATGCAAAGAGAGGTTTTTTTATTAAGTTCAAAATCAAAATGTATTAAGACTTCAGGTTTGCATTTCAGCAATCAAGTTAGGCTTGGAAGTTTATTACTTCTTGGCATGATCTTCAGCAAGATTAATTAA
- a CDS encoding carbamoyltransferase C-terminal domain-containing protein, whose amino-acid sequence MKNNKTVILGLHFGHDAGIAILVNGIPKCNLIRERYNRAKHSFGINVSHIEESLLNAELEIEDIDMIAITSTQAYELVVVDRPKELQIEYGEHPNKKIKSILYNENFNENNNNFNTRLGGSIINNVYCDDLVASRSYKNQFPEYKKVKKEDLGIKKSLRDFAELNFWKQEMGLKDISDLKIKNLLNEKEKSESLFHFPLRVTLKGRSIPGVAIQHHAAHAASAFYNCTSKNSIILTHDGGLLETGPLNGMIFYGESNKILPIFPHHLTIGDLYIRVGNFLGFDYFGAAGKLMGLAPYGKPIFFNEDMVGNTYDLRFRGIKNLRKSWLKNCIKLAKSMGYDLDPIGNCNRILEPICIDIAASTQKLFERTLLQTVESISNICLNNEIDIDTICYAGGTGLNCPANSLLFKESAFKNIYIPPFCDDSGLSLGGAQYAYHHVLDNPSLEISNKSYLSLPYLGLKNSKNSINEAIKSFQDQINIEDNINCEQSAAIDLHENKIIAWFEGRSEIGPRALGHRSLLSNPTYSENWKRMNELKQREKWRPFAPAVLKEDVDMYFSGLQNESPFMLFTGQVLKNNLPAITHVDGSARVQTVTVETGGLFLILKKFKELSGCSVVLNTSFNGPKEPIVEKPAEAINFLVTTKLDVLYLNGKKITRK is encoded by the coding sequence ATGAAAAATAATAAAACTGTAATTTTAGGACTTCATTTTGGGCATGATGCCGGTATTGCTATATTAGTGAATGGTATTCCTAAATGTAATTTAATTAGAGAAAGATACAACAGAGCAAAGCATTCATTTGGAATTAATGTTTCACATATTGAGGAATCCTTATTAAATGCAGAATTAGAAATAGAAGATATTGATATGATTGCTATTACTTCTACTCAAGCTTATGAACTTGTAGTGGTTGATCGACCTAAAGAATTACAAATTGAATATGGAGAGCACCCTAACAAGAAAATAAAATCAATTCTTTATAATGAGAATTTCAATGAAAATAATAATAATTTTAATACTCGTTTGGGTGGTTCCATAATTAATAATGTTTATTGTGATGATTTAGTAGCATCAAGAAGTTATAAAAATCAATTTCCTGAGTATAAGAAAGTAAAAAAAGAGGACTTAGGCATAAAAAAATCATTGAGAGATTTTGCTGAACTTAATTTTTGGAAACAAGAAATGGGTTTAAAAGATATTTCTGATTTAAAGATTAAAAATTTATTAAATGAAAAAGAAAAATCAGAATCTCTTTTTCACTTTCCCCTAAGAGTTACTTTAAAGGGGAGAAGCATACCTGGCGTTGCTATTCAACATCATGCTGCTCATGCTGCATCTGCTTTTTATAACTGTACATCTAAGAATTCTATAATTCTCACTCATGATGGAGGATTGCTAGAAACTGGTCCTCTTAACGGAATGATTTTTTATGGAGAATCAAATAAAATTCTTCCTATTTTTCCACATCATCTTACTATTGGTGATTTATATATTCGAGTTGGAAATTTCTTAGGGTTTGACTATTTTGGAGCAGCTGGGAAATTGATGGGTCTAGCCCCTTATGGTAAACCTATTTTTTTCAATGAAGACATGGTTGGTAATACTTACGACCTGCGTTTCAGAGGTATAAAAAATTTAAGAAAAAGTTGGCTAAAAAATTGCATAAAATTAGCTAAATCAATGGGATACGATCTCGATCCAATAGGAAATTGTAACCGAATTCTTGAACCTATATGCATTGACATTGCAGCTAGTACTCAAAAACTTTTCGAAAGAACTTTATTACAAACAGTCGAAAGTATTTCAAATATTTGTCTTAACAACGAAATTGATATTGATACTATTTGCTATGCAGGTGGTACAGGACTAAATTGCCCTGCCAATTCACTTTTATTTAAAGAAAGTGCTTTTAAAAATATCTATATTCCTCCTTTTTGTGATGACAGTGGATTATCTTTGGGAGGAGCTCAATATGCTTATCACCATGTACTAGACAACCCTAGTCTAGAAATTTCAAATAAATCATATTTATCTCTTCCTTATCTTGGTTTAAAAAATAGTAAAAATAGTATTAATGAAGCAATTAAAAGCTTTCAAGATCAAATAAATATCGAAGACAATATTAATTGTGAACAATCAGCAGCGATAGACCTTCATGAAAATAAAATCATCGCTTGGTTTGAAGGTCGCAGCGAAATAGGACCTCGTGCTCTGGGACATCGTTCACTATTGAGCAATCCCACTTACTCTGAAAATTGGAAACGCATGAATGAGTTAAAACAAAGAGAAAAATGGCGTCCTTTCGCACCTGCAGTTTTGAAAGAAGATGTTGATATGTACTTTAGTGGGTTGCAAAATGAGTCTCCATTTATGCTTTTCACTGGTCAAGTTCTAAAAAATAATCTGCCTGCAATTACTCATGTCGACGGTTCTGCACGGGTTCAAACTGTTACAGTGGAAACAGGTGGACTATTTTTAATACTTAAGAAATTTAAAGAACTATCAGGATGTTCAGTTGTACTTAATACATCATTTAATGGTCCGAAAGAACCTATTGTTGAGAAACCTGCAGAAGCTATTAATTTCCTTGTAACTACAAAACTTGATGTACTTTATCTAAATGGAAAAAAAATAACCAGAAAATAA
- the fabG gene encoding 3-oxoacyl-[acyl-carrier-protein] reductase: MTLSKLLEGQTALVTGASRGIGKAIAILLAKEGAEVIINYSSSLENANKVVSEINSFGGKGYPLQADISSENSVNELIKTVLEKNNKIDVLVNNAGITKDGLLMRMKTDDWQKVLDLNLSGVFYCTRAVSRQMLKQRKGRIINITSVVGLMGNPGQANYSAAKAGVVGLTQSAAKEFASRGITVNAVAPGFISTDMTKDLNSESILSAIPLGRFGNPEDVAGTVRFLAADPSASYITGQVIQVDGGMVMS, translated from the coding sequence ATGACATTATCAAAATTACTTGAAGGTCAGACTGCGCTTGTAACTGGCGCAAGCAGGGGGATTGGTAAGGCAATTGCGATTTTGCTAGCGAAGGAAGGAGCAGAAGTAATCATCAATTATTCTTCATCTTTGGAGAATGCAAATAAAGTCGTATCAGAAATAAACTCCTTTGGAGGAAAGGGATACCCCCTTCAAGCTGATATTTCTAGTGAAAACTCGGTAAATGAATTAATAAAAACAGTATTGGAGAAAAATAATAAAATTGATGTTCTGGTCAACAACGCAGGGATAACTAAAGATGGCCTTTTAATGAGAATGAAAACAGACGATTGGCAAAAAGTTTTAGACCTTAACTTGAGTGGTGTTTTTTATTGCACAAGAGCTGTATCAAGGCAGATGTTGAAGCAAAGAAAAGGAAGAATTATCAACATAACGTCTGTAGTTGGGTTAATGGGCAACCCAGGGCAAGCAAATTATTCTGCAGCCAAGGCAGGAGTGGTAGGTCTCACACAAAGTGCTGCAAAAGAATTTGCGAGCAGAGGGATCACTGTAAATGCAGTTGCTCCTGGTTTTATTTCAACTGATATGACAAAAGATCTGAACAGTGAATCAATCCTTTCTGCAATACCGCTTGGACGATTCGGGAACCCTGAAGATGTTGCAGGAACAGTGAGGTTTTTAGCAGCAGATCCTTCCGCTTCTTACATAACCGGTCAGGTAATTCAAGTTGATGGTGGAATGGTTATGAGTTAA
- a CDS encoding LD-carboxypeptidase has product MTEPIKKGDLFHIVAASSPITQKEDLHSGIKVLQEWGLICNHINEIDRSWGYLAGSDEVRFNELHSNNHYPLLAFARGGWGSARLLEKKQPWKEGWMIGFSDLTSILLARLAGGFQGGVHGPLITTLGSEPDWSKDRLKSILFGNYVPDIYGDPWGGGISKGPLIVGNLTVLTHLIGTEHLPNFKKSILIIEDIGEAPYRIDRMLTHLRLAGILQQLSGLGFGSFIGCDNEKNVDETKTFKLIDIFKDRTQDLKIPIVSSLPIGHCCGNASLPLGSQAILNGDKGSLSLLN; this is encoded by the coding sequence ATGACGGAGCCCATAAAGAAAGGCGATCTTTTCCACATAGTTGCGGCAAGTTCGCCAATAACCCAAAAAGAAGATCTTCACTCTGGGATCAAAGTCCTTCAGGAGTGGGGATTAATATGTAACCATATCAATGAAATAGATAGGTCATGGGGTTATCTAGCAGGTAGTGATGAAGTTAGATTTAATGAATTACACTCAAACAATCATTACCCTCTTTTGGCTTTTGCTAGAGGTGGGTGGGGATCGGCAAGACTGCTAGAAAAAAAACAACCATGGAAAGAAGGTTGGATGATTGGCTTCTCTGATTTGACTTCCATACTTCTTGCACGTCTAGCCGGTGGATTTCAAGGAGGCGTTCATGGTCCACTAATTACAACATTAGGTTCCGAACCAGATTGGAGCAAAGATAGGCTTAAATCAATTTTGTTTGGCAACTATGTACCAGATATTTATGGAGACCCGTGGGGAGGCGGGATCTCAAAGGGGCCTCTAATAGTTGGCAACCTAACTGTCCTGACTCACTTAATTGGGACTGAACATCTTCCAAATTTCAAAAAATCCATTTTAATCATCGAAGATATTGGAGAAGCTCCGTACAGGATTGACAGGATGCTAACTCACTTAAGATTAGCTGGAATTCTACAACAGCTATCTGGCCTAGGTTTTGGCTCGTTTATAGGTTGTGATAATGAGAAGAACGTCGACGAAACAAAGACGTTTAAGCTTATTGATATTTTCAAAGATCGAACACAAGACCTTAAAATTCCAATTGTTTCAAGTCTGCCCATTGGACATTGTTGTGGCAATGCATCACTTCCACTAGGTAGTCAAGCTATCTTGAATGGCGATAAAGGAAGTCTTAGTCTTTTAAACTAG
- the petA gene encoding cytochrome f, which yields MSRSLKLLIFSVFIGFSIFLIPQPTWAYPFWAQQKFENPREATGKIVCANCHVASMPTRAEVPQAVAADSVFKTVVEIPYKKDLQEIGADGSKVPLQVGAVVMLPDGFKLAPQERWTDEIKEETQGVYFTQYSEEQENIILVGPLPGDQNREIVFPVLSPDPRKDSNYNFGKYSIHVGGNRGRGQVYPTGEKSNNNLFTATNSGTITSIETKEDGTQIINLNNEEGESFTENLPAGTSLLIKEGDTIEKGAKLTEDPNVGGFGQLDKEIVLQSKARVIGMIIFFIGVGLSQIMLVLKKKQVEKVQAAEGI from the coding sequence ATGAGTCGTTCATTAAAACTTCTTATCTTTTCAGTTTTTATTGGATTTTCAATCTTTTTAATTCCTCAACCAACTTGGGCCTACCCATTTTGGGCTCAACAAAAATTTGAAAATCCTAGAGAGGCAACTGGAAAAATTGTTTGTGCTAATTGTCATGTCGCTAGTATGCCAACAAGAGCTGAAGTGCCTCAGGCAGTTGCTGCTGATAGTGTTTTCAAAACAGTCGTAGAGATACCATACAAAAAGGACTTACAAGAGATAGGAGCTGATGGAAGCAAAGTTCCTCTCCAAGTTGGAGCTGTTGTAATGCTTCCAGATGGATTTAAACTTGCTCCTCAAGAAAGATGGACAGATGAAATAAAAGAAGAGACACAAGGTGTCTACTTCACCCAATACAGCGAGGAACAAGAAAATATTATTTTAGTAGGTCCTTTACCAGGGGATCAAAATAGAGAGATTGTATTCCCTGTATTATCACCTGATCCAAGAAAAGACAGCAATTATAATTTTGGAAAGTATTCAATTCATGTAGGAGGTAATAGAGGAAGAGGTCAAGTTTATCCGACCGGAGAGAAGAGCAATAACAATTTGTTTACTGCAACAAATTCAGGGACCATAACTTCAATAGAAACTAAAGAAGATGGAACACAAATAATTAATCTAAACAATGAAGAAGGAGAAAGTTTTACTGAAAATCTTCCTGCTGGGACTTCATTATTAATAAAAGAAGGTGACACTATTGAGAAAGGTGCAAAATTAACTGAAGATCCCAATGTTGGAGGTTTTGGTCAACTTGACAAAGAAATAGTTTTACAGAGTAAAGCAAGAGTTATTGGAATGATAATTTTCTTTATTGGAGTTGGCTTATCCCAAATAATGCTAGTTCTTAAAAAGAAACAAGTAGAAAAAGTTCAAGCTGCAGAAGGAATATAA